DNA from Chitinophaga pendula:
ATGATTTCGGGATTATTGAGTTTACCCTGCCCCTGACTGTTAGTCGGTGGTGGCGACTGCAACATACTATCAGGGGGTTGTATAAGAAGGAGCTTAATCCATATCACGGGACCAACTATGCTATTCCTATTACGGATCTTACGATTAACGGGAGCCAGATATTTACGCTTCCTTATAATATTACTGCTGATCTGACCTATAGTTATCGTTCGCAAAGCGGCAATAGTCTGTACAGGGCTATGCCGATCGGCAACGTAGATGTAGGATTACAACGCAGCTGGTTAAAGGGTCAGTTGAATACGAAGATCAACTACTACGACATTTTTGACACCTACAAGGTGCGGTATATTTTCCGAGAGAGGCAGATCATTGATAATACGCTGAATCATTGGTTTGGCAACCGTCGGTTGGCGGTAACGCTTAGTTATAACTTTGGTAAGTCCACTTATAAGGCTAAGCAGGCTGTCCGTAATGAAGAAGAAGGAAGAATCGGGCTGTAGCAACCCATCCCCTGTCGGAGACTATACCGGCAGGGGTATTAATCTAATTTACCCCTCTTATTTAGTGTAACCCTATCCTTCTCCCCCCTTGAAATGTCCGTTTCGGGGTTTACTTCGTCCACTCTCCCGGTTTAGTCATTGAACAGGCTGTTGATGCGGTCTACTTTTACACCGTATTCAACAAGTACGACAATCACTAAACCTTTAACAATGCAAAACACTAAAGCAATACTCACCAGTTTTTTTATCACGGCGACGTTAGCCATTCAGGTCTCCGCCAGTTATGCACAGCAAGGTCCGTATACGATACAGCAATCTGATGCATCTATCCGTCCGTTTCAGGTACATGTATCCAACACGGAGCTTGCAGATCTGAAACACCGTATTCAGTCTACCCGTTGGCCTGACCGGGAGACGGTCGGGGATCAATCACAAGGAGTGCAGTTATCCAAGCTACAAAATCTTGTCAGTTATTGGGGACGTGGATATGACTGGCGTAAAGCGGAAGCGAAACTGAATGCGTTACCTCAGTTCAAAACGACTATAGACGGGTTGGATATTCACTTCATTCATGTACGTTCCCGTCATAAGAATGCGCTTCCTATTATCATCACTCACGGTTGGCCTGGTTCTATCTTTGAGTTATTAAAGGTTATCGGGCCGCTTACTGATCCGACGGCGTATGGCGGTAAGGCGGAGGATGCCTTTGATGTGGTGATCCCTTCTATGCCAGGTTATGGGTTTTCTGATAAGCCGCAGGCGACAGGATGGAATCCTGACCATATAGGCCATGCATGGGCAGAGTTGATGCAGCGGTTAGGCTATAAAAAATATGTTGCGCAGGGAGGAGACTGGGGTTCTGTTGTCGCGGATGTGATGGCTATTCAAAAGCCTGCCGGACTATTGGGTATACACGTTAATATGCCTGCTACTATACCTGCTGACGTGGCTAAAGCGCTTAATAACGGCGATCCTGCACCTGCCGGGCTTTCTCCCAAGGAGCAGGCAGCATTCCATAAAATGGATCATTTCTACAAAAAGAACACGGCTTATGGTGCTATGATGGTGACGCGTCCTCAGACATTGGGGTATGGGCTGGAGGACTCTCCTGCAGGGTTGGCTGCGTTTTTCTATGACAAGTTTGCGGAATGGACCTATAGTGGCGGAGTGCCAGAAAAGGCATTAACGCAGGATGAGATGCTGGATGACATTACCCTTTACTGGCTCACTAAAACTGCTACATCAGGGGCGCGTCTTTACTGGGAGAACAATGCCAATAACTTTAATGCGGTGGATATCTCACTGCCTGCAGCCATCACTGTTTTTCCCGGTGAGATATACCAGGCGCCCCGTACCTGGGCAGAACGTAGTTATCATAACCTTATTTACTTCCATGAAGTAGATAAAGGAGGACACTTTGCCGCCTGGGAACAGCCACAGCTCTTTGCAGAAGAATTGAGAGCTGCTTTTAAAACACTCCGTTAAATCATTTACCCACTTATTTATCATTACTACTTCCGGCGATTGTCGGAAGCACTTAAAAAACTATCATCATGGAAAACAATAAGACAATAGCAGGAAAAGTATTGTATACCGCAAAAACGCATACCAGTGGTGGTCGCGAGGGAGCCTCTACAAGTTCTGACGGTCGTTTAGATATTAAATTATCTACTCCTGGTTCAACGGGTACAGGTACGAATCCGGAGCAATTATTTGCTGCAGGTTGGTCTGCCTGTTTTGAAGGAGCGATTGGATTAGCGGCAAAGCAACTGCAGATAGGTCTGCCCAGCGACCGGTCTATTGACGCTGAAGTGGACCTGTGTTTTAATGAAGGCGCCTATTACCTGCAGGCCCGTTTGAATGTCAGTCTGCCAGGTTTGGATCCGGCGGTGGCCAGAACGCTTGTAGATACGGCACATCAGACCTGTCCTTATTCCAAAGCGATACAAGGGAATGTGGATGTTGAGATCAACCTGATCTGACAAAGCCCGGGGCCGGGTTATCAGTAGCCCGGTCTCTTTTATCTTAAATGACAAAACTCTTTACAGTGCATACCAGTAATCAAAATCGCCGCAACTTCCTTCGTATAGCTGCCATGACCATTGCCGCCACACAGTTTAACCTGTTGCATGCATTAGGTAGCGTATCAAATATGCCAGAGGCAGCCACCACATCCCAGCAAGTGGGTTCAATATCCTTATCAGATTCATTAAAGCAGGTCCAGGCGGGCGTACTTAATGTGGGTTATGCGGAGGTGGGGCCATCCAAGGGGCCGGTAGTACTATTGTTGCATGGCTGGCCATATGACATTCACAGTTTTGATGAGGTGGCTCCTATACTAACGGCTGCCGGTTACAGGGTGATAGTGCCTTATTTGAGAGGTTATGGCACGACGCGATTTCTTTCTGATGAAACGTTACGTAATGGTCAGCAGTCGGCACTGGCACTTGATATCATTCATCTGATGGATGCTCTTAAGATAGATCAGGCTATTATCGGTGGTTTTGACTGGGGAGCCAGAACAGCGAATATCCTTGCTGCACTCTGGCCGGAGCGTTGTAAAGCGATGGTATCAGTGAGTGGTTACCTGATTGGTAACCGGGCAGCAGGTAACACACCGTTGCCTCCTTCCGCAGAGTTACAATGGTGGTACCAGTATTATTTTGCTACGGAGCGCGGGAGAGCTGGTTATGAGCAATACCGTTCGGATTTTGCCAGGTTGATCTGGCAGCTGGCATCTCCCAAATGGCAATTCGACGATGCTACATTTGAGCGCAGTGCCGCATCGTTTATGAACCCTGATCATGTGCGTATAGTAGTACATAATTATCGTTGGAGACTGGGATTGGCAGATGGGGAAACGCAGTATGATAAGTATGAAGCCCGGCTGGCGAAGGCGCCTGTCATTACGGTGCCCAGTATTACGCTGGAAGGAGATGCCAATGGCGCACCGCACCCACCGGATAATTCCTATGCCAAATACTTTTCCGGTAAGTATGCACACAAACTTATTACGGGCGGCATCGGGCATAATCTGCCACAGGAAGCGCCGAAAGCATTTGCAGATGCTATACTTGAAGCCGGCAGTTATACCTGATAACGGCATATATAACCACCACGACCAATCATACATTTATCGCTCCTGGTTTTGTGACCGGGGGCGATACTCTTTTAAACGGACACAGCCACCGACGGATATCGGTGGCTGTATTGTCTTTTTATAGTAGCTATTATTATTGCGCTAATAGCGGATTATTGGCAACGGCATCCAGTGGGATCCGGATCGTATACCGGGGATCGGCGGCCTGTAATGTTACCGTTTTACTTTTTATGGTATGAACGATCTGCGGTTGTGTTGTTCTTCTGAGATCAAACCAGCGGTGACCTTCGAAGGATAGTTCGCGGAATCTTTCGTCATAGATCTCGTTTAACAGCTCTTTGGCACCTAACGCAGCGATGCGTGTTACTTCAGCCTGGTAGTAAGCAGGTGTGAGCCTGTTTTTCTTCAGCTGATTCAGATAGTTTCTGGCCTGTTCGGGTTGATTCAGCTGCGCGGATGCTTCTGCTGCGATCAGGTATATTTCTGCCACGCGGAACGACTGCCTGTAGCTATTTGCCGCTGAGACTTTTGCTACGATATTATTATTCTTGCTATCCTTTTTATAGAACACTTTCAGACGCAGGTCTTCTGTGGGATTGTATAAGGCATATAATTTGTCTGATACAATAGCTGTCTGTATCGCTATGGCATTATAGTTCTGTTCTAATGCCTGGATAGTTTCTATGGAGTTATATAGTGTCGGCTGGTCCTGTGATTTATTGAAATCTATCAGTGTAGCTTTTTTCTCCAATACGGCTTTGGCAGCGTCCAGGGATTTGCTCCATTCGTGTGTATACAAATAGACACGAGCCGCCAGTGCCAATCCGGCTGTTTTTGTAAACCGGTAGGAAGAAGCTGTTTCGAACTGGTCTACATTTACCAATGACAAACCCGTTTCTATGTCTGTCCGCAGGCGATCATACACTTCTTTTACGGTGTTGCGCGGAGATACTTTTTCCAGGTCGATACTGGTAATCAGCGGTACGGCCTTATCACTTGCAGCCGTTGCTTCCGTATAGGGTTTACCATAGAGATTTACCAGGTTGAAATAGGTGTATGCGCGCAGCAGGTAACCTTCTCCCTGTAATTGGTTTTTCTCATCGGTAGTACCACCGTCGGCTTTATCTACTTCGGCGATGATATGGTTAGCATAAAATATCTGCTGGTATTTAGCCCGCCAATCGTAGGTATATATGTTAGTACCGTTGTTCTCTTCCCAAAAATAATTGGGTTGTAACAGGTTTACATCTCCTGTACGGGCATCATTCCCGATTTTGATTTCGTCGCCGCGATAGGAAGCCAATCCTTTATCGTATACGTTGGCTGCGTATGCGGTGGCCAGTTCTTTACGATAGTCATCGACAGTAGTAGGTACTACTTTACCTACGGGTACTATATCCAGGTATTTTTTGCAGGAAGCCAGGGAGGTTAATGCACCTATTATTCCTGCGGCATATATGATTTTACGCATGATTACATTTTTTAGAAGGTGGCGTTGAGACCGAAGGTGAACGTTTTAGGAATTGGCTGTGCGTAAATATTGCCCATTGTTTCCGGATCCATGAAGCCATCGTAGTGGCGGGAGAATACAAATGGGTTACGTGCTTCGGCTGTAATTCTGAGTCCTTTCAGGCGTATCCTGCTACATACTTCTTCTGATAAGCGATAGCCTAAGGTGATATTTCTTACCCTGATATATCCTCCATTTCTGATCCACAGGTTCAGAGAGGTGTACTGGTAGTATTTATCCTGCAGCCAGTGTCCCAGCAATTTCAATTCTTCGTTGGTACCAGGACCATCGCCAAATAAGGCGGGGTATTTACCATTGGGATTTGAAGGTGTCCAACGATCAAGGATCGCTTTGGGAGCGTTGGTGGCACGATCATAGAAGAAGGGATTGTAGGCGGGATCAACGCGTACTTTCTGACCCAGGTTGAATAATAATCCAATTGAGAGGTCGAATCTTTTGTAAGAGAAGCTGTTGTTAAATCCGCCCGTATATAATGGATCACTGGAGCCCATACTGCGAAGCAGATCGCGCTGTTGGGTGTTTGTCAGTTTGGAGTAAGGGAAGAGTCCTCCCAGGTCTGGATCGCCAGCGAAGTCGTCCTGTAGTTGCAGTAGTTCGGAGAGGCTTTCTACTTTACCATTGTAGTTCACCATGATCATACCGTTTTTATCTATTCCGGCATAGTCGATTCCCCAGATAGTACCTACGGGCTGGCCTTCTCTCGAGGGGAAATAGGAATTATCCTGCAGTGTTTCCCGTAGTACAGTGTTTTTGTTATAGGCGAAGTTGAAGTCGGTTGTCCAGCGGAAGTTTTTCCCTACTATGTTACGGGTAGTTAAGCTAACTTCCACACCACGGTTGCGCATTTCGGCCCAGTTAATGGCCATGCTTTGAAATCCTGTTTCCAGTGGCAGTGCGTATACGTTAATGAGGTCTTTACCATGGCGATCGTAATAATCAGCTGTGATGTTCACCCTATTATTTAACACGCCGATGTCGACACCGATGTTTTTGCTGATCGTTTTTTCCCAGCGCAGTTTTGCGTTGGGCGGGTTATCTACGCGGATGGTCTGTACGGGATCACCGGGGAGGATGTTGACATTATTGTAGATACCTACTACGAAGGGGGAGGTATTTTTATCTATGTTACCCTGTAGGCCGTAGGACGCTCTTACATTCAGGGTATTGATAAAGCGGATGTTTTTCATGAAAGGTTCTTCCATTACGCGCCACAATCCGCTTACTGACCACAATGGCAGGTATTTGTATTTAGGATCTACGCCAAACAGGTCAGATCCGTCGAAGCGGATACTAGCACCGAGTGTATAGCGGTTGTCGAAGGTATAGCTACCTGTTCCGAAAAATGACACGAAAGCATTCTCTGCGTAGTTAGTACGGTCTTTATAGAGTGCTTTGATATCATTATCGTTCTGGAATTTGATTGGAATAGTAGTCAGTGTTTTAGGATCGTATCCATATCCTGTGGTAGTGATATATTTATCTTTTACTCTTCTGAGTTCATTACCCACCATGACATTGAAATCATGTTTTCTATTCAGGGTAAAGTTGTATTCGGCCATGGTTTTCAGCGTGTACTGCTGGGTATTCCGACTGTTATTATTAATCACTCCACCACGGGGAATGATGGTTTTCTGGGTACCTGATGTGGGATCGAAACGCATGTTCTGATCGGCCAGCAGGCGTACGTAGTAAGTATTCTCCAGGGCGATCTGTTCGCCTGTGAGGATGTCTGACTGTACGCCTAATTGCGAGCTAATATGCAAGCGGGGGATCACTTCATAATCCAGTTTGAAGTTGGTATTGACAGACTGTGTTTTCAGGGTATTGCTGGTATTGTTACGTTCTTCCAGCAAGTTGAAATCTATGATATTTTTATCTCCTCCGATATTCTTATCATATACGTAATTGCCTTTTGCGTCCACTACTGGTGTGTAGGGATTAGCCAGGCGGGAATATTTAACCGGGCTGGTGTTGCCGCCCTGATTAGGATTGAAAGAGCTTTGGTTACGCTGGTTAGCAAAAATGCCCGCAGAGAACTTCAGTTTATCAGTGAGATCGTAATCTGTTTTCAGCGTGATATTGTAACGATTAGCGGCAGTCCCGATGGTAGCTCCTTTTTCGTCGTAATAACCACCGCTGAAATAATAAGTTGACCTGTCGCTGCCGCCGGACACGCTTACAGTATGTTCTTGTGTAAAGGCGCTACGGAAGATAAGGTCATTCCAGTTGGTGTTAATATTACGGAGGGCGTTGATCTCATTACGGGCATTTGCGTTAATGCTACCAAATCCGCCAGAGAGATCCTGAGGAGAAACGTTGTATTTCCGAAGTATGCGGGATACTTCTCCGTTGTTTGCGCCGAAGCTAAAGTCGGAAGTAAAAAGATCCAGTTCCAGGTTGACCTTCTGGTTGCTGTTCATGAGGTCCAGCTTACCGAGATCGGGCTTTTGCGTGAAGGTAAAGTTGTTACGATAAGTAACGGTTAGTTTTTCATTCCTTTTACCAGATTTTGTAGTAATTACTATCACACCATTTGCAGCGCGGGCGCCATAGATAGCGGTAGCAGCTGCATCTTTGAGGACGGTGATACTTTCAATATCTGAGGGATTGTAGCCGGCGATGGAGGTGGTGTAAAGCTGGTCGATCGCTTTTGCATCGTCGAGGGAGGGCAGGTTGGTACCTTCTACCGGTAGTCCATCGATTACCCAGAGCGGGTCTTGTGTACCTTGCAGGGAGGAAGTACCACGGATGCGGATCTTTGCGGCCTGTCCGGGAGCTCCTGACTGCGGCGTAACGGCGACACCGGAGAGTTGTCCCTGAAGCATTTGTTCTACGCTCATTACACCACCTACGTCTATCTTCTCCATGCTTACCTTATCAGTAGCTCCTGTTAATTTATTTCTTTTGATCGTCTGGTATCCGGTGAATACGAATTCGTTCAGGTTCTTTCCGGCAGCAGATAAGGCGATCTTGTAATGATTGCTTGCGGTAAGTGTCAGCAAGCGGGTTTCATAGCCCATAAAGCCTACTGTCAGTTGTTTTACGGACAAGGAATCCGGGAGTTTCAGGGAGAATTCTCCTTTTTCATCGGTGATAGCGCCGATGCTGATATTTTCTATTATATTTTCGGTACTTGTGGTAGTGCCGATGGTTTTACTGCTGGCGTATACAGATACGCCTGGAAGTGCTTTTCCGGAGACAGCGTCTACTACTTTCCCTTTTACAATACGCTGGCTGGATTGTGCTTCCAGCCGCCACGGAGAAAGACAGACTGCTATCAGCAGTATTATGGTCCTCACTAAAAGTTGACTTTTTCTCATGCTGTTTTGAGATAATTTTGATTGATATTATTTGATATTTAAGGCTTGTTGTATGCGAATGATCAGATCAGTGTAATGATCTGCGGTGGCTCTATCTGCTATGTTTTTACGAGTATTCAGTAATTGCAGTAAGCGACTTAATTCTCCTCTCTTCGCACTTACGGCATCGGAGACCCTGTTAATGGAGAAATAGTTCAGATTACGGGATGCCCGGGCAGCGCTATAGGTTGGTTGTAATGAAAAGTTGCAGAAGTCATCTACGCCGGTGAAAGCGATCTCCTGCTGTACCTTTTTTGTTTCCGGGCGTATGATTGATTTGTCGATGCTGACGATGAGAGCGTCAATAAATCCTTTCTGGCTATTCCTTTCAAAGATGTCCAGGGCTTGTCCGTTGATGGTCTTAGCGAATATTCCCTGGTGCATATCGCGCATCAGTTCTGATACGGTATATGCTGCGGCGCCGTTGGCTGCTTCATTTTCCAGCATGCGTGACAGGCGTTCGTCGCGCAGCAGGTCGTAGAAGAAATAGGACTGCAGGCTTTTGGAGTATACCAAGGCGCCATATTCCATGTTGCCGATGGGGCTTTCCTTGATAGGATAACTTTTTGTATAGATATCATTCTTAAACAGCCAGGCGGGCGTATTGAATACTTCTTCTATGAGGTATTTCACTGCTTCCTGTTGTTTCTTTTTAGGTACGTGCCGGTAGGTAGGCTGTTGCTGACCGAAGACAGTTGGGGTGACATAGATACCTCCTACGTTGGCCATTACATGATAGGCATATTGGTTCCATTGGCCGATAGCGCTGTTGAGCAGTTTACCAGCTTCATCGTAGGTACTGCCTTCTTCTTTGGTCCAGGTCAATATCTGTGGTACGATCCTTTTAAGGTTTTGCAGGCCGTAGCGGCTGGCCTTTACAGCATCATTCCCCAGGTCTTCGATCTGGCTTCTGGGGTCGATGGCATCTCTTACATCTTGCTGTTCGCCGAAGGCATACAGCGGGTCGTTTTCATGTGCTCTTAGCTGTTTGTTCAGTTCAGGCAGTTCTTGATGCGGTGATTTACCGGTATACCGGTATGCCCAACCGATGGCGAACTTATCGTAGATGCCGATAGCTGGTGTGATCTGTTTAACGTTATCTCCCGGCTGTGCGACGTAATTAAAGCGGGCATAGTCCATAATGGAAGGGGCGGTGCCACCCATTTTGGCGGTAAATGCCGGTGAGCGGAGAGAGTCTACCTCGAAAGCGAAGGAGCTACCCATATTGTGTTGCAATCCCAGTGTATGGCCAACTTCATGGCTGGATACAAAGCGGATGGCATGTCCCATCAGTGAATCGCTGAAGAGGTTGCCACGGGCGCGGGGATCTATTGCGCCTGTCTGGATACGTATCCAGGAATGCAGTGTACTCATTACGTTGTGCCACCAGATGATGTCGGCCTCCAGTATTTCTCCGGAACGGGGATCAATTACAGACGGGCCCATGGCATTGGCTTTAGCGGAGGCCGCATAGGTTACTACAGAATATCGTGCATCGTCGGCATCAAAGTCAGGATCGTTGGCCGGTGCATCTTTAGCGATAATAGCGTTTTTGAATCCGGCAGCTTCAAAAGCTTTTTGCCAATCTTCGATACCGGCTTTGATATATGGACGCCATTGTGCTGGTGTGCTGGCAT
Protein-coding regions in this window:
- a CDS encoding epoxide hydrolase family protein — encoded protein: MQNTKAILTSFFITATLAIQVSASYAQQGPYTIQQSDASIRPFQVHVSNTELADLKHRIQSTRWPDRETVGDQSQGVQLSKLQNLVSYWGRGYDWRKAEAKLNALPQFKTTIDGLDIHFIHVRSRHKNALPIIITHGWPGSIFELLKVIGPLTDPTAYGGKAEDAFDVVIPSMPGYGFSDKPQATGWNPDHIGHAWAELMQRLGYKKYVAQGGDWGSVVADVMAIQKPAGLLGIHVNMPATIPADVAKALNNGDPAPAGLSPKEQAAFHKMDHFYKKNTAYGAMMVTRPQTLGYGLEDSPAGLAAFFYDKFAEWTYSGGVPEKALTQDEMLDDITLYWLTKTATSGARLYWENNANNFNAVDISLPAAITVFPGEIYQAPRTWAERSYHNLIYFHEVDKGGHFAAWEQPQLFAEELRAAFKTLR
- a CDS encoding organic hydroperoxide resistance protein codes for the protein MENNKTIAGKVLYTAKTHTSGGREGASTSSDGRLDIKLSTPGSTGTGTNPEQLFAAGWSACFEGAIGLAAKQLQIGLPSDRSIDAEVDLCFNEGAYYLQARLNVSLPGLDPAVARTLVDTAHQTCPYSKAIQGNVDVEINLI
- a CDS encoding alpha/beta fold hydrolase, producing MHTSNQNRRNFLRIAAMTIAATQFNLLHALGSVSNMPEAATTSQQVGSISLSDSLKQVQAGVLNVGYAEVGPSKGPVVLLLHGWPYDIHSFDEVAPILTAAGYRVIVPYLRGYGTTRFLSDETLRNGQQSALALDIIHLMDALKIDQAIIGGFDWGARTANILAALWPERCKAMVSVSGYLIGNRAAGNTPLPPSAELQWWYQYYFATERGRAGYEQYRSDFARLIWQLASPKWQFDDATFERSAASFMNPDHVRIVVHNYRWRLGLADGETQYDKYEARLAKAPVITVPSITLEGDANGAPHPPDNSYAKYFSGKYAHKLITGGIGHNLPQEAPKAFADAILEAGSYT
- a CDS encoding RagB/SusD family nutrient uptake outer membrane protein, with product MRKIIYAAGIIGALTSLASCKKYLDIVPVGKVVPTTVDDYRKELATAYAANVYDKGLASYRGDEIKIGNDARTGDVNLLQPNYFWEENNGTNIYTYDWRAKYQQIFYANHIIAEVDKADGGTTDEKNQLQGEGYLLRAYTYFNLVNLYGKPYTEATAASDKAVPLITSIDLEKVSPRNTVKEVYDRLRTDIETGLSLVNVDQFETASSYRFTKTAGLALAARVYLYTHEWSKSLDAAKAVLEKKATLIDFNKSQDQPTLYNSIETIQALEQNYNAIAIQTAIVSDKLYALYNPTEDLRLKVFYKKDSKNNNIVAKVSAANSYRQSFRVAEIYLIAAEASAQLNQPEQARNYLNQLKKNRLTPAYYQAEVTRIAALGAKELLNEIYDERFRELSFEGHRWFDLRRTTQPQIVHTIKSKTVTLQAADPRYTIRIPLDAVANNPLLAQ
- a CDS encoding SusC/RagA family TonB-linked outer membrane protein, which translates into the protein MRKSQLLVRTIILLIAVCLSPWRLEAQSSQRIVKGKVVDAVSGKALPGVSVYASSKTIGTTTSTENIIENISIGAITDEKGEFSLKLPDSLSVKQLTVGFMGYETRLLTLTASNHYKIALSAAGKNLNEFVFTGYQTIKRNKLTGATDKVSMEKIDVGGVMSVEQMLQGQLSGVAVTPQSGAPGQAAKIRIRGTSSLQGTQDPLWVIDGLPVEGTNLPSLDDAKAIDQLYTTSIAGYNPSDIESITVLKDAAATAIYGARAANGVIVITTKSGKRNEKLTVTYRNNFTFTQKPDLGKLDLMNSNQKVNLELDLFTSDFSFGANNGEVSRILRKYNVSPQDLSGGFGSINANARNEINALRNINTNWNDLIFRSAFTQEHTVSVSGGSDRSTYYFSGGYYDEKGATIGTAANRYNITLKTDYDLTDKLKFSAGIFANQRNQSSFNPNQGGNTSPVKYSRLANPYTPVVDAKGNYVYDKNIGGDKNIIDFNLLEERNNTSNTLKTQSVNTNFKLDYEVIPRLHISSQLGVQSDILTGEQIALENTYYVRLLADQNMRFDPTSGTQKTIIPRGGVINNNSRNTQQYTLKTMAEYNFTLNRKHDFNVMVGNELRRVKDKYITTTGYGYDPKTLTTIPIKFQNDNDIKALYKDRTNYAENAFVSFFGTGSYTFDNRYTLGASIRFDGSDLFGVDPKYKYLPLWSVSGLWRVMEEPFMKNIRFINTLNVRASYGLQGNIDKNTSPFVVGIYNNVNILPGDPVQTIRVDNPPNAKLRWEKTISKNIGVDIGVLNNRVNITADYYDRHGKDLINVYALPLETGFQSMAINWAEMRNRGVEVSLTTRNIVGKNFRWTTDFNFAYNKNTVLRETLQDNSYFPSREGQPVGTIWGIDYAGIDKNGMIMVNYNGKVESLSELLQLQDDFAGDPDLGGLFPYSKLTNTQQRDLLRSMGSSDPLYTGGFNNSFSYKRFDLSIGLLFNLGQKVRVDPAYNPFFYDRATNAPKAILDRWTPSNPNGKYPALFGDGPGTNEELKLLGHWLQDKYYQYTSLNLWIRNGGYIRVRNITLGYRLSEEVCSRIRLKGLRITAEARNPFVFSRHYDGFMDPETMGNIYAQPIPKTFTFGLNATF
- a CDS encoding zinc-dependent metalloprotease, which codes for MRGNYRKLLWLFPCLSFSVLSLTSFDATAQSKAKKRWLFGKKVTVVVSDTTTKKKADTKGLKPYKDVITADAVSTDGMFKVHRVKTDYFFEIPLKLLGRQLLVVNKISKVPEQLNDAGVNKGMNFANLVISIEQDTLLNKLFLRKQNPFLDVPANNAIARSVADNFIPSLIDQLKIEAYSKDSSAVVVNVSKLFDGSNNSINNVFDALGLPGAPIRDLSRIRGIKSFQENLVAKSELTAKITGVEVSLETTTNLVLLDEQPMTPRFADRRVGFFTTKRWYFNDAQHKLEERELVTRWRLEPKPEDRQRYLQGELVEPKKPIIYYIDASTPAQWRPYIKAGIEDWQKAFEAAGFKNAIIAKDAPANDPDFDADDARYSVVTYAASAKANAMGPSVIDPRSGEILEADIIWWHNVMSTLHSWIRIQTGAIDPRARGNLFSDSLMGHAIRFVSSHEVGHTLGLQHNMGSSFAFEVDSLRSPAFTAKMGGTAPSIMDYARFNYVAQPGDNVKQITPAIGIYDKFAIGWAYRYTGKSPHQELPELNKQLRAHENDPLYAFGEQQDVRDAIDPRSQIEDLGNDAVKASRYGLQNLKRIVPQILTWTKEEGSTYDEAGKLLNSAIGQWNQYAYHVMANVGGIYVTPTVFGQQQPTYRHVPKKKQQEAVKYLIEEVFNTPAWLFKNDIYTKSYPIKESPIGNMEYGALVYSKSLQSYFFYDLLRDERLSRMLENEAANGAAAYTVSELMRDMHQGIFAKTINGQALDIFERNSQKGFIDALIVSIDKSIIRPETKKVQQEIAFTGVDDFCNFSLQPTYSAARASRNLNYFSINRVSDAVSAKRGELSRLLQLLNTRKNIADRATADHYTDLIIRIQQALNIK